A genomic stretch from Scatophagus argus isolate fScaArg1 chromosome 19, fScaArg1.pri, whole genome shotgun sequence includes:
- the cmtr1 gene encoding cap-specific mRNA (nucleoside-2'-O-)-methyltransferase 1, which translates to MKRRSEASSAPLQTKKRHRDDSYEESKLSRHDSSQNDSLSDQEDHQLGSASTSSFDDQDTDTTQTSSFSMYNSVSQKLMAKMGFREGEGLGKFGQGRKEIVEASTQRGRRGLGLTLQGFQGELNVDWRDEPEPSAIERVEWFPECTTEIPDSDELRDWMILGPRKLKIEDETEFCTEDLLHTLLRCKTVFDNLEGEEMRRARTRSNPYEMIRGGIFLNRAAMKMANLDYCFDHMFTNPKDLQGRPLTKDRDGELLYFGDVCAGPGGFSEYILWRRRWHAKGFGMTLKGPCDFKLEDFYAAPSELFEPYYGEGGVDGDGDITRPENITAFRNFVLESTERRGLHFLMADGGFSVEGQENIQEILSKQLLLCQFLTALSTLRTGGHFVCKTFDLFTPFSVGLVYLLYLCFDRISLFKPVTSRPANSERYIVCRGLKPGSDAVREYMFRVNLKLNQLRHLGNDVTDVVPLAIIKDDTDFYQFMVNSNESLCAVQIKALAKIHSYVVDLTLSEPKQADIRKECLKLWGVPDKARVAPASSDPKSKFYELVKNSDVESFQSKVTSLDSSTLEKLRHILDHRCIVGGGEQIFLLALGKSQIYTWDGKMPVRWRKLESFKLELPRDTLLSVEIVQELKGEGKAQRRINAVHVMDALILNGTDVRDKHFNQRIQMAEKFVKAVAKPSRPDMNPIRVKEVYRLEEMEKIFVRLEMKVTKSSGGVPRLSYTGRDDRHFLPTGLYIIKTVNEPWTMAYSKNSKMKFFFNKITKESTYEMPPNSAAPFHVCHSERLFWAWVDGVIVHDSQTRVDPEKLSKNEVLSFVHQHYQP; encoded by the exons atgaagagaagaagtgaAGCGTCGTCTGCACCACTGCAGACTAAAAAGAGGCATCGTGATGACTCATATGAAGAATCAAAGTTATCCAGACATG ACTCTAGCCAAAATGATTCCCTCAGTGACCAGGAGGATCACCAACTAGGATCCGCCTCCACATCATCCTTTGATGACCAAGACACTGACACCACGCAGACCTCCAGTTTCTCCATGTACAACAGCGTGTCACAGAAACTCATG GCCAAGATGGGCTTCCGTGAGGGTGAAGGTCTGGGGAAGTTTGGCCAGGGACGCAAAGAGATTGTGGAGGCCTCTACTCAGCGTGGGAGAAGGGGTCTTGGTCTCACGCTGCAGGGCTTTCAGGGGGAGCTCAATGTTGACTGGCGTGATGAACCAGAG cCCAGTGCCATAGAGAGGGTAGAGTGGTTCCCAGAATGCACTACAGAGATCCCAGATTCAGATGAGCTGAGGGACTGGATGATTTTGGGACCG AGAAAACTTAAGATCGAAGATGAGACAGAGTTTTGTACTGAGGACCTCCTGCACACTCTGCTGAGGTGCAAG ACTGTGTTTGATAACCTGGAGGGcgaggagatgaggagagcaCGGACACGCTCTAACCCATACGAGATGATCAGAGGAGGCATCTTCCTCAACAG AGCAGCTATGAAAATGGCCAACCTCGACTACTGCTTTGACCACATGTTCACCAACCCAAAGGACTTACAAGGG AGGCCCTTGACTAAAGACCGTGATGGCGAGCTTCTGTACTTTGGAGATGTATGCGCAGGGCCGGGAGGCTTCTCGGAGTACATACTGTGGAGGAGACGCTGGCACGCCAAGGGGTTTGGCATGACACTTAAAGGACCCTGTGACTTCAAACTGGAAGATTTCTATGCAGCGCCGAGTGAGCTGTTTGAGCCTTATTATG GTGAGGGAGGGGTGGACGGGGACGGGGACATCACTCGGCCGGAAAACATAACCGCCTTTCGTAACTTTGTCCTGGAGAGTACTGAAAGGAGAGGGCTGCACTTCCTCATGGCAGATGGG GGTTTCTCTGTGGAAGGCCAGGAAAACATCCAGGAGATCCtgagcaaacagctgctgctctgtcagttCCTCACAGCCCTCTCTACACTCAGGACAg gtGGTCACTTTGTTTGTAAGACCTTTGACCTCTTCACTCCCTTCAGTGTGGGCTTGGTTTACCTCCTCTACCTCTGCTTCGACAGGATCTCTCTCTTCAAACCAGTCACCAGCAGACCTGCCAACTCTGAGAG GTACATAGTGTGCCGTGGTCTGAAACCTGGTTCGGACGCCGTCAGGGAGTACATGTTCAGAGTCAACCTGAAGCTGAACCAACTGAGGCACTTGGGCAACGATGTCACAGATGTTGTTCCCCTGGCCATCATCAAAGACGACACCGATTTCTACCAGTTTATGGTCAACTCCAATGAGAG CCTCTGTGCAGTCCAGATCAAGGCCTTGGCTAAGATCCACTCCTATGTTGTTGACCT GACCCTTTCAGAACCAAAGCAAGCAGACATTAGGAAGGAGTGTCTGAAACTTTGGGGC GTCCCTGATAAAGCCAGAGTCGCCCCTGCTTCCTCAGACCCAAAGTCCAAGTTCTATGAACTGGTTAAG AATTCTGATGTAGAGTCCTTCCAGTCTAAGGTCACATCTCTCGACTCCAGCACGCTTGAGAAGTTGCGTCATATCCTGGACCacaggtgcattgtgggaggtGGAGAGCAGATCTTCCTTCTGGCGCTCGGG AAGTCTCAGATATACACGTGGGATGGGAAGATGCCTGTGCGCTGGAGGAAACTGGAGAGTTTCAAGCTGGAGCTGCCAAGAGATACACTTCTAAGTGTTGAGATCGTCCAAGAGCTGAAGGGCGAG GGCAAAGCTCAGCGTAGAATCAATGCAGTTCATGTGATGGATGCACTAATACTGAATGGCACTGATGTACGAGACAAGCACTTCAACCAAAG AATCCAGATGGCTGAGAAGTTTGTGAAGGCGGTGGCCAAACCCAGCAGACCAGACATGAACCCTATCAG AGTGAAAGAGGTTTACAGGCTGGAGGAAATGGAGAAAATCTTTGTCAG ACTAGAGATGAAGGTGACAAAGAGCTCAGGAGGAGTCCCACGTCTGTCCTACACGGGCAGAGATGACCGACACTTCCTTCCGACAGGCCTTTACATTATTAAGACTGTCAACG AGCCGTGGACGATGGCATACAGTAAAAACTCCAAGATGAAGTTCTTCTTTAATAAGATAACCAAAGAGTCCACCTATGAAATGCCACCCAACTCTGCTGCCCCCTTCCA CGTTTGCCACTCCGAGAGGCTCTTCTGGGCCTGGGTGGACGGGGTGATAGTCCATGATTCTCAGACACGGGTGGACCCTGAGAAACTGTCCAAAAATGAAGTTTTGTCCTTTGTCCACCAGCATTATCAGCCCTGA
- the si:ch211-225h24.2 gene encoding testis development-related protein, whose protein sequence is MFKKSKSKVLVDYASEEDDMSWHYHHSYKDKDIEGEEEEEEAVTGVSKEAKVKKIMSKKEWKEKKMFSSKDDEHFLLTGVKLADRSSTHKKIKDDEKEKEKKDKPEKGHCFWESVTMTMRQISPAKKLEKTEGWEPPRPENLTETGTNEVPEDKSLKEDWPVTLHDSLDLPLELASWAGRGLEEDSSRYANLSDSKDATSAVRWTARAKVKLAGITRMSRGIVSESTWEGFK, encoded by the exons ATGTTCAAGAAAAGCAAGAGTAAAGTGCTGGTGGATTACGCGTCAGAGGAAGACGACATGTCCTGGCACTATCATCACTCCTACAAG gaCAAAGACatagaaggagaggaagaggaggaggaagctgtcACTGGAGTATCCAAG GAGGCCAAGGTGAAGAAGATCATGTCCAAGAAAGAgtggaaggagaagaaaatgttttcctctAAAGATGACGAACACTTCTTGTTGACTGGAGTGAAGTTGGCTGATCGCAGCAG CACTCACAAGAAAATCAAAGAtgatgagaaagagaaggaaaagaaggacaAGCCGGAGAAGGGCCACTGTTTCTGGGAGAGCGTTACGATGACAATGAGGCAGATCTCACCGGCCAAAAAGTTGGAGAAAACGGAGGGTTGGGAACCACCTCGCCCAGAGAACTTAACTGAGACTGGGACTAATGAAGTCCCAGAGGACAAGAGCCTCAAAGAGGACTGGCCAGTGACCCTCCACGACTCTCTAGACCTCCCGTTGGAATTGGCCTCCTGGGCGGGCCGGGGTCTTGAGGAGGACTCCTCTCGCTATGCTAACCTGTCAGACTCCAAGGATGCAACATCCGCCGTCAGGTGGACAGCCCGCGCCAAAGTCAAGTTGGCCGGCATCACCCGAATGAGCAGAGGGATTGTGTCAGAGAGCACATGGGAGGGGTTTAAATAG